The following coding sequences lie in one Chitinispirillales bacterium ANBcel5 genomic window:
- a CDS encoding BamA/TamA family outer membrane protein produces MKMWLVIFITVQVVYSQETWIVNEISFRGNEVLSDTELLDRMNLQPKGLFSQTEFSFAELASDIGSIEALYRRIGYHFANVENFSLQRDTAEMLVDITLYIDEGELNTVGQIRFEENEVFNDQFYLDRIPVETDDPLDSTLLLTAGDMLQDTLRNRGYMFAQVTFEFSIDGTTNYGTVTYLVNEGPVVAAGEYIYFGLDDVRELVVERELTFTHGDVLSLEILEESTRKVFATTLFHSVQIDPLQVVEAPAGDTVFAPVLISVMERDMFDIQAGGGYGTLGWYLQLELLYRNLFSLGHRIGLTGTLAEYERGGELYYVYPYIFNLPGSLSLNTYAQQRILDEVDGFFFGGSSVYSTSFEPYFFRSWLRAERPGWINEPPPTPLYPQTDLQSSVVFGSGITRDTRAHPLFPGLSSLSRTDIELAGVIIPVGYKFYKVRIDNNFFVPLLGDVVYIAPGAQVVFGANLDADMTLLPTQERFWIGQRGVWPLRGYDESDIMPVDQEGNVRGANAALLINVMDLRFRIWRFVHGAVFAQAGGAWREIADFGIADLNYSAGAGILLQFPFAVARLDYAFPLFPFDSGRFHFVLGPW; encoded by the coding sequence ATGAAAATGTGGCTTGTTATTTTTATAACTGTACAAGTGGTTTATTCACAGGAAACTTGGATAGTTAATGAAATCAGCTTCAGGGGCAATGAGGTACTATCAGATACTGAACTTCTGGACAGAATGAACCTGCAACCCAAAGGCCTCTTTTCCCAAACTGAATTTTCTTTTGCTGAGCTTGCAAGTGATATCGGAAGTATTGAAGCACTTTACAGAAGAATCGGTTATCATTTCGCTAATGTAGAGAATTTTTCGCTTCAAAGAGACACCGCAGAAATGCTTGTTGATATTACACTTTATATAGATGAAGGAGAACTCAACACTGTAGGGCAAATTAGGTTTGAGGAAAATGAGGTATTCAACGATCAGTTCTATTTAGATCGGATTCCTGTTGAGACAGACGACCCACTCGACTCTACACTTTTGCTGACTGCCGGGGATATGCTTCAGGATACGCTTCGAAACAGAGGGTATATGTTTGCTCAGGTTACTTTTGAATTTTCCATAGATGGTACTACAAACTATGGTACAGTTACGTATCTAGTTAATGAAGGTCCGGTCGTTGCTGCAGGGGAGTATATCTATTTTGGACTGGATGATGTAAGAGAACTAGTCGTTGAAAGGGAACTTACTTTCACTCATGGTGATGTTCTGTCACTTGAAATACTTGAAGAGTCGACCAGAAAAGTTTTTGCCACAACTCTATTCCATTCTGTACAGATTGACCCATTGCAGGTAGTTGAAGCTCCAGCAGGTGACACCGTTTTTGCCCCGGTGCTTATTTCTGTTATGGAGAGGGATATGTTTGATATTCAGGCTGGTGGTGGGTATGGAACATTGGGGTGGTATCTGCAGCTTGAGCTTTTATATAGAAACCTTTTTTCTCTGGGACACAGGATAGGGTTAACCGGAACCCTGGCTGAATATGAAAGAGGTGGGGAGCTTTATTACGTCTATCCTTACATCTTCAACCTCCCCGGCTCTCTTTCCCTTAACACTTATGCACAGCAAAGAATTCTTGATGAGGTTGATGGGTTCTTTTTTGGAGGTAGCTCAGTTTACAGCACAAGTTTTGAGCCCTATTTCTTTCGCTCCTGGCTTAGAGCTGAACGACCAGGCTGGATTAATGAGCCACCACCCACACCACTCTATCCCCAAACAGATCTTCAAAGTAGTGTTGTCTTTGGCAGTGGTATCACCAGGGACACAAGGGCTCATCCATTATTTCCGGGATTAAGCTCGCTTTCAAGAACCGATATCGAACTGGCAGGGGTTATAATCCCCGTAGGGTATAAATTTTATAAAGTAAGGATCGATAATAACTTCTTTGTTCCTCTGCTGGGAGATGTTGTGTATATAGCACCAGGTGCTCAGGTAGTATTTGGAGCAAATTTGGATGCTGATATGACACTTCTTCCCACTCAGGAGCGTTTTTGGATAGGACAAAGAGGGGTATGGCCGCTTAGGGGGTATGATGAATCGGATATTATGCCCGTTGATCAAGAGGGCAATGTGAGGGGAGCAAATGCCGCACTTTTGATCAATGTGATGGATTTGCGCTTTAGGATCTGGCGTTTTGTTCACGGTGCAGTATTTGCCCAAGCAGGGGGTGCATGGAGGGAAATAGCTGATTTTGGTATTGCAGATTTAAACTATTCTGCCGGAGCAGGGATTTTGCTGCAATTTCCTTTCGCTGTAGCAAGATTAGACTATGCCTTTCCTCTGTTTCCTTTTGATTCCGGAAGGTTTCATTTTGTGCTTGGTCCCTGGTAG
- a CDS encoding AI-2E family transporter: MSDEKQPKTTKKRGLQSNPRRKKKVSLPKGQVWQQKTSRNTLVVFLILSFLLFLPLLSIFFIPLILATTFTTLIYPVYKGILKITGQRRKTSSFICLFLFFIGLLIPAYLIINLVIQQTLEVYASAEPAITDLLEHGRESDVVQYFEETLIGDFFRLLDIDWGEVIEEMVRQASSMVTVIINRTYAGVFGLFFNLLVMVFTMFYFLLDGKLILSRIKELIPIKFEYEEMIIERFNLISRATVLGTLIIGLAQGTAGGITLLLFGIETWLLWSFVMVILSIIPLVGAWLVLIPAAIIQLLFGNYWAAAGIFLSSTLIVSNLDNLIRPRVVGRGARIHDLMIFFSTLGGLSLFGVMGFIIGPAIASFFLTFLDIYKLEFKNKVESVKNI, translated from the coding sequence ATGTCAGATGAAAAACAGCCAAAAACAACTAAAAAAAGAGGTTTACAATCTAACCCCAGACGCAAAAAAAAAGTCTCTTTACCTAAAGGACAAGTTTGGCAACAAAAGACCAGTCGCAATACCCTGGTTGTATTTCTTATCTTATCTTTTTTATTATTTCTTCCCCTACTCTCGATTTTTTTCATTCCCCTGATCCTTGCAACCACCTTTACCACTCTTATATACCCTGTATACAAAGGTATCCTTAAAATTACAGGGCAACGAAGAAAAACCTCTTCCTTTATCTGTCTTTTTCTCTTCTTTATCGGACTTCTAATTCCTGCATATTTGATCATTAATCTTGTAATACAACAAACACTTGAAGTGTATGCCAGTGCTGAGCCCGCTATAACTGACCTGCTTGAACATGGCAGAGAGAGTGATGTTGTACAGTACTTTGAAGAAACCCTAATCGGTGATTTTTTTCGTCTCCTTGATATTGATTGGGGTGAGGTGATTGAAGAGATGGTACGTCAAGCATCAAGTATGGTGACAGTTATTATAAACAGAACGTATGCAGGGGTGTTTGGACTTTTTTTTAATCTGCTGGTTATGGTCTTTACCATGTTTTACTTCCTCTTGGATGGCAAACTAATCTTAAGCAGAATCAAAGAGCTTATTCCGATAAAATTTGAATATGAAGAGATGATCATTGAACGCTTCAACCTGATCTCACGTGCCACCGTACTTGGAACATTAATCATAGGGCTTGCGCAGGGAACCGCCGGTGGCATTACTTTGCTCCTCTTTGGCATAGAAACATGGCTTTTGTGGTCCTTTGTGATGGTGATCCTTTCAATTATTCCCCTGGTTGGAGCGTGGCTGGTACTTATTCCAGCAGCAATTATTCAACTTCTATTTGGGAATTATTGGGCTGCTGCGGGAATATTTCTCTCAAGCACACTTATCGTTTCCAACCTCGACAACCTTATTCGTCCAAGAGTTGTGGGCAGAGGAGCCCGTATACACGATCTGATGATCTTTTTCTCAACTCTTGGAGGACTAAGCCTGTTTGGAGTGATGGGATTTATAATCGGTCCGGCAATAGCGTCCTTTTTTCTCACGTTTCTTGATATCTACAAACTAGAATTCAAAAACAAAGTTGAAAGCGTGAAAAACATTTGA
- a CDS encoding shikimate kinase has protein sequence MNIILIGFASSGKTTTAKALAKLLNYPHLDLDEQIELMHEKKEGKSLKVRQLFSNCGKEGFTKLEHEALKAIAGAENTIISTGGHAPLCANNQMLLKKLGKIIYLRADSQTIIKRMQNKGFPSSIKGGKQGLLEEIRFRNPVYRAISDIIIESDTLSPEQTAQEIIRICNLESQTKSIRR, from the coding sequence ATGAATATAATTCTCATAGGTTTTGCCTCCTCAGGAAAGACAACGACTGCCAAAGCACTTGCTAAGCTCTTAAACTACCCACATCTTGACCTGGATGAACAAATTGAGCTGATGCATGAAAAAAAGGAAGGCAAGAGCCTCAAAGTACGTCAACTTTTTTCAAATTGCGGTAAAGAAGGGTTCACAAAACTTGAACATGAGGCGCTTAAAGCAATTGCGGGAGCTGAAAATACCATAATCTCAACAGGTGGCCATGCCCCCCTTTGTGCTAATAATCAGATGTTGCTTAAGAAGCTGGGCAAAATCATTTACCTCAGAGCGGATTCTCAAACTATTATAAAAAGAATGCAAAATAAGGGTTTCCCATCCTCAATAAAGGGTGGTAAGCAGGGACTTCTTGAAGAGATCAGGTTCAGAAATCCTGTTTACAGAGCAATTTCAGATATCATTATCGAATCTGATACCCTGAGTCCGGAGCAAACTGCTCAGGAAATTATTAGAATCTGCAACCTTGAATCACAGACAAAATCCATCAGGAGATAA
- a CDS encoding lysylphosphatidylglycerol synthase transmembrane domain-containing protein, with product MSKFIKTLVGILGIGAAIYWSVLGVEFDDVMESFGDADILLIGAVLVMTSLNLIVRAAVWKAIVRPMKNVSLLNALATYLIGVFSNLFLPFKLGDVAQGYSLGRRTEISKISLVTAVLVQRVFEVTSLMLIMVLIATLFSFPLLFERQTVILGLGVIAAIVVLMLLVLHRERVVKWLEYLLKRFSPTTAAAVKRTFELFIEGTGAIQSFSDIVRVLGLSIVSWGIQITMVLLMARSLDIEISFLNASIVLLAINIGLLIPIAPGNIGTFQFFSILALSWFSVNKSKSLAFAILFQVIQGIPVIFGGGLSMIIEVFSSKTVKMNAKNTKNYS from the coding sequence ATGAGTAAATTCATAAAGACTCTGGTAGGTATTCTTGGTATTGGCGCTGCTATTTACTGGTCTGTTCTGGGGGTGGAGTTTGATGATGTTATGGAGAGTTTTGGGGATGCCGATATTCTTCTGATCGGTGCAGTTCTGGTTATGACATCCCTTAATCTTATTGTACGGGCAGCGGTATGGAAAGCAATCGTGCGGCCTATGAAAAATGTTTCACTACTAAACGCATTAGCTACATATCTGATTGGTGTGTTCTCGAATCTTTTTCTACCCTTTAAACTAGGGGATGTAGCTCAGGGGTATTCTTTAGGAAGGCGAACAGAAATAAGTAAGATATCTTTGGTGACAGCTGTTTTGGTGCAGCGGGTATTTGAAGTCACCAGTTTAATGCTTATAATGGTGCTTATTGCTACCCTTTTTTCTTTTCCCCTTCTTTTTGAGCGTCAAACAGTAATTCTTGGGCTTGGGGTTATTGCTGCCATTGTGGTTTTGATGCTTTTAGTACTTCACAGAGAGAGGGTAGTAAAATGGCTGGAGTATCTACTTAAGCGTTTCTCACCTACAACGGCTGCTGCGGTTAAAAGAACATTTGAGTTATTCATTGAAGGAACAGGTGCGATTCAAAGTTTTTCGGACATAGTGCGGGTCCTTGGTTTGTCTATAGTTTCCTGGGGTATACAGATTACTATGGTACTGCTTATGGCACGTTCTTTGGATATAGAGATTAGTTTTCTTAATGCCAGTATAGTTTTATTAGCCATAAACATTGGGCTTCTTATACCCATAGCGCCTGGCAACATTGGAACATTTCAATTTTTCAGTATACTTGCACTGTCATGGTTTTCAGTCAATAAATCAAAATCATTGGCGTTTGCCATTCTTTTTCAGGTTATACAGGGAATACCTGTGATCTTTGGTGGAGGTTTAAGCATGATTATTGAGGTTTTTTCCTCAAAAACGGTAAAAATGAATGCAAAAAACACTAAAAATTATAGTTGA
- a CDS encoding MlaD family protein, with protein sequence MYQRQKKLLWSSLKSGVIITSAIVIVLLAIFFSGNISSLFSPKVQFRASVENVAGMRPGAPVWLYGIEIGRVDQIKLKESGTDVYISIDHNISALIRADAFVIVKTMGMLGDKYLEIMPGSPDAPPADRTTALKGVSALSMEELMDGAMESLINLQNISAKFDSIIGDFQKSEGSLNKLIHEPDLYSNLKKSSEELAAFTHSIRHSTGSLKMFIEDPQLYHDLQSSTEKLSKILQSVEQGDGIAGALINEKELADDLRKLLTELTTTAQNYGSTAQYLDSLIRDIKDNPDDYFNFSIF encoded by the coding sequence ATGTATCAGCGTCAAAAAAAACTGCTCTGGTCCTCTCTTAAATCGGGGGTAATTATTACCTCTGCAATCGTTATCGTTTTGCTCGCTATTTTTTTCTCAGGCAATATTTCATCACTGTTTTCACCAAAAGTACAATTTAGAGCATCAGTGGAAAATGTAGCTGGTATGCGCCCCGGCGCACCGGTATGGCTTTATGGCATAGAGATAGGAAGGGTAGATCAGATCAAACTCAAAGAAAGCGGCACCGATGTCTATATCTCAATTGATCACAATATCTCAGCACTTATCAGAGCCGATGCCTTTGTGATTGTTAAAACCATGGGTATGCTGGGTGACAAATACCTCGAAATAATGCCAGGCTCTCCCGATGCGCCCCCAGCCGACAGAACAACCGCACTTAAAGGAGTTAGCGCACTTTCGATGGAAGAACTTATGGACGGTGCAATGGAGTCCCTCATAAACCTCCAAAACATCAGTGCAAAATTCGATAGCATCATTGGTGATTTTCAAAAAAGCGAAGGGAGTTTAAATAAGCTGATTCATGAGCCTGACCTTTATAGTAACCTAAAAAAAAGCTCAGAAGAATTAGCAGCTTTCACCCATTCAATTCGTCACTCCACCGGCTCATTGAAAATGTTTATAGAAGATCCACAATTATATCATGACCTACAAAGCTCCACTGAAAAACTATCTAAGATTCTTCAAAGCGTTGAGCAGGGTGATGGAATCGCTGGAGCCCTGATTAATGAAAAAGAGCTTGCAGATGATCTCAGAAAATTACTTACCGAACTAACAACAACAGCACAAAATTATGGGTCAACAGCCCAATATTTAGACTCCCTTATCAGAGACATAAAAGACAACCCTGATGATTATTTCAATTTCAGTATTTTCTGA
- a CDS encoding lysophospholipid acyltransferase family protein, translated as MLFSQVSFAENLLGSGKLFLLKTLYACSIFPLRVRYCITDVLSAIAFIVCTDKCRAVAYNLSLILERKPCKSEIYRVFKEYGRYWAELPDMVHFTKSIPKYYAGDQFPPKEPNFLGLTFHMGNFEVFGHLLYSTNKSEFNVVAERLRPQSLADFFTQQRSKYYLKTISHDNPRAVLKTLKQGGALGILCDRQISGKGTEVSLFGKKVSMPLNLVNYALQSKIPIYIAYCVKENGGIKIASKRIDETSSFENAKEVITSTLESAARKYPYQWHVLSPIC; from the coding sequence ATGCTGTTTAGCCAGGTTTCTTTTGCAGAAAATTTGCTGGGATCCGGAAAGCTATTTTTGCTTAAGACGTTGTACGCATGCTCGATTTTTCCTCTCAGAGTGAGGTATTGTATAACTGATGTGTTATCAGCTATAGCATTTATCGTGTGCACAGATAAGTGCAGGGCTGTAGCTTATAATCTCAGTTTGATATTGGAGCGTAAACCATGTAAAAGTGAAATATACAGAGTTTTTAAAGAGTATGGAAGGTATTGGGCTGAACTACCGGACATGGTTCATTTTACAAAAAGCATTCCAAAGTATTATGCCGGGGACCAGTTTCCGCCCAAAGAGCCCAATTTCCTTGGCCTTACCTTTCATATGGGGAATTTTGAGGTGTTTGGACATCTTCTGTATAGTACTAATAAAAGTGAGTTTAATGTGGTAGCAGAGCGGTTGCGGCCACAGTCGCTAGCAGATTTTTTTACACAGCAGCGTTCAAAATACTACCTTAAAACCATAAGCCATGACAACCCTCGCGCTGTCCTAAAAACCTTAAAACAGGGGGGGGCTCTGGGGATTCTTTGTGACAGACAGATATCTGGTAAGGGAACGGAAGTGTCTCTTTTCGGAAAAAAAGTATCGATGCCTCTTAACCTGGTAAATTATGCACTTCAATCAAAAATACCCATTTATATCGCCTACTGTGTGAAAGAAAACGGGGGGATAAAGATTGCCTCAAAGCGAATTGATGAAACAAGCAGTTTCGAAAATGCTAAAGAAGTGATCACCAGTACTCTTGAAAGCGCAGCCAGGAAATATCCTTATCAGTGGCATGTACTTTCACCAATCTGTTAG
- a CDS encoding ATP-binding cassette domain-containing protein has product MIRFEHVKFFRNDRVILKDISFSIGLDERVAIVGGSGEGKTTILKLILRLLEPDQGKIIIDDEDVTSLKESHLKNMRRKFSIVFQDGALFDSLNVKENVAYYLREFSKLSEPQIDEKVKQLLNLVGIENAEEMMPEELSGGMQRRVAIARSLAMHEPKMFLYDEPTSDLDPMSAAKITNVIKELAKAGSGFIMVTHEISDALKTAQRFMFLKNGFLQFDGSREEFLNSKNSELNEFLLDWKNQS; this is encoded by the coding sequence ATGATTCGTTTTGAACATGTGAAATTTTTTCGCAACGATCGGGTAATACTTAAAGATATCAGCTTTTCCATAGGGCTTGATGAACGAGTTGCTATTGTGGGAGGCAGCGGTGAAGGGAAAACGACTATACTAAAGTTAATCTTACGGCTGCTTGAACCTGATCAAGGGAAGATTATTATTGATGATGAAGATGTAACAAGTCTTAAAGAGAGTCATTTAAAAAATATGCGACGCAAATTCAGTATAGTTTTCCAGGATGGAGCACTGTTCGATTCACTCAATGTAAAAGAAAATGTGGCCTATTATCTTAGAGAGTTCTCAAAACTTTCAGAGCCTCAGATAGATGAAAAAGTAAAACAGTTGTTAAATCTTGTGGGGATAGAAAATGCAGAAGAGATGATGCCTGAAGAGTTAAGCGGTGGAATGCAAAGACGAGTAGCTATTGCACGCTCTCTTGCCATGCATGAACCAAAGATGTTTTTGTATGATGAACCTACCAGCGATCTTGACCCAATGAGTGCCGCAAAAATCACCAACGTAATCAAAGAACTTGCCAAAGCTGGCAGTGGCTTTATAATGGTTACTCACGAAATTTCTGATGCACTTAAGACGGCGCAGAGGTTTATGTTTCTAAAAAATGGGTTCCTGCAGTTTGATGGTAGCAGAGAGGAGTTTTTAAACTCCAAAAATTCTGAGCTTAATGAATTTCTCTTAGACTGGAAAAACCAGTCCTAA
- the aroC gene encoding chorismate synthase — translation MSSTFGKILSVTTFGESHCKAVGAVVDGFPSQISVKEEDIQVQLNRRRPGQNVYSTPRTEADKVSILSGVENGVTLGTPIALMVLNKDQRPNDYNAMAPIPRPSHADFTYLQKYGIKSSSGGGRSSARETIGRVAAGALAESMLKQFFGTEIVAWVSSIGKIDCSGIDHNTVNRQLVDSSPVRCPDPSTSEEMEKELISAKEDGDSLGGIISCVCRNVPAGWGEPVFEKLDAVLAQAMLSVPAIKGFEIGSGFGGSRMRGSEHNDPFCMKEGKIGTVTNNSGGVQGGISNGEPLFFRVAFKPVATISKAQRTIDFQGKEIAFEAQGRHDPCVVHRAVPVIEAMASLVLADMALVQSTRFIKNR, via the coding sequence ATGTCAAGCACATTCGGCAAAATTTTGAGTGTTACAACTTTTGGAGAATCGCACTGCAAGGCTGTTGGAGCGGTCGTAGATGGGTTTCCTTCCCAAATATCTGTTAAAGAAGAGGATATTCAGGTCCAATTAAACCGAAGACGTCCCGGACAGAATGTTTATAGTACTCCAAGAACTGAAGCCGACAAAGTTTCTATCCTTTCAGGAGTTGAAAACGGTGTCACTTTAGGCACTCCTATAGCTCTTATGGTTTTAAATAAAGATCAGCGCCCCAACGATTATAACGCTATGGCACCAATCCCCAGACCATCACATGCCGATTTCACCTACCTTCAAAAGTACGGTATTAAATCATCGAGTGGTGGAGGGCGTTCAAGCGCACGGGAAACGATAGGTCGCGTTGCAGCAGGAGCGTTGGCGGAGAGCATGCTTAAACAGTTTTTTGGAACCGAAATAGTAGCCTGGGTGAGCTCAATCGGCAAAATAGACTGTTCTGGGATAGACCACAATACCGTTAACCGTCAGCTTGTTGATTCATCCCCAGTACGATGTCCCGACCCTTCTACATCTGAAGAAATGGAGAAGGAACTGATCAGTGCAAAGGAGGATGGCGATTCACTGGGTGGTATAATTAGCTGTGTGTGCAGAAATGTTCCTGCCGGATGGGGAGAACCTGTATTTGAAAAACTTGATGCAGTTCTGGCTCAGGCGATGCTTTCTGTCCCTGCCATCAAAGGCTTTGAGATAGGGTCCGGGTTTGGTGGCTCACGAATGCGTGGTTCAGAGCACAATGACCCTTTCTGTATGAAAGAGGGCAAAATTGGTACGGTCACCAATAACAGTGGTGGTGTTCAGGGTGGGATTTCCAATGGCGAGCCACTATTTTTCCGGGTTGCTTTTAAACCCGTAGCTACAATATCCAAAGCACAACGCACCATCGATTTTCAGGGCAAAGAAATAGCGTTTGAGGCTCAGGGAAGACATGATCCCTGTGTTGTGCACAGAGCAGTACCTGTTATAGAAGCTATGGCTTCACTTGTGTTGGCAGATATGGCTCTTGTTCAAAGTACCCGGTTTATTAAAAACAGGTAA
- a CDS encoding ABC transporter permease: protein MMHTINTRLKTIFSELQQYYHLCLNSVIGIFKRPFYFRDVVEQMEYTGSGTLGILVLVFLFIGMALSIQIAAEFQVMGFQMYTGRVVGIAVISEIGPVCAALVFAGRTGSGMASELGSMVQKNQIDTMRVFGMDPVKKLITPRILSALIMVPALTIIGDLISILGGLYTTTVVNNQSSAVYWDSIRVVLEPRYMIAGITKPLLFGFIIASISCYSGLSTKGGASGLKISTTNAFVLSTIMIIVVNFMVTKLLLILFGYS from the coding sequence ATGATGCATACGATAAACACCCGGCTGAAAACAATCTTTTCAGAGTTACAGCAGTATTATCATCTATGCTTAAACAGTGTTATTGGAATATTTAAAAGGCCCTTTTACTTCAGAGATGTTGTTGAGCAAATGGAGTACACCGGCTCAGGAACACTTGGTATATTAGTACTGGTATTTTTGTTTATCGGGATGGCCCTCTCCATTCAGATTGCTGCCGAATTTCAGGTAATGGGTTTTCAGATGTATACGGGCAGAGTAGTGGGGATAGCGGTCATTAGTGAAATAGGGCCGGTGTGTGCTGCGCTTGTATTTGCCGGAAGAACCGGCTCAGGGATGGCTTCAGAACTTGGATCAATGGTTCAGAAAAATCAAATCGACACCATGAGAGTGTTTGGAATGGACCCTGTAAAAAAATTGATCACTCCAAGAATACTCAGTGCATTGATTATGGTTCCAGCACTCACAATAATCGGAGACCTTATTTCGATTCTTGGAGGACTTTACACCACAACTGTAGTGAACAACCAAAGCAGTGCAGTGTACTGGGATTCAATTCGGGTAGTATTGGAACCACGATACATGATTGCAGGAATTACAAAACCATTACTGTTCGGTTTTATTATTGCAAGCATAAGCTGTTATTCAGGTCTTAGTACAAAGGGCGGAGCCAGTGGACTAAAAATCTCTACTACAAACGCCTTTGTTCTCTCAACGATAATGATAATTGTGGTAAATTTCATGGTTACGAAATTACTACTTATTCTGTTTGGATATTCTTGA
- a CDS encoding glycosyltransferase family 4 protein, which yields MMKIAIVSPYFYPWYGGITEHVYHQYKELKRRGHQVKVITPFNGGDRVEERNDIIKLGIPIPLIVNGSIVKVPLFGRSKKAVTKILKEGSFDVIHMHQPLFCLLGLSFLERIRDWRNRGIPVPSVVGTFHASGGGTEKFLINRGGFYFKRFCSQFDSRIAVSLASRDFVHQVLPGKYEIIPNGVDVNRFSQTKEKITRYDDGITNILFVGRLEPRKGITSLLKSVSLINNYTTKEYRLLVVGNGTLTNFYRNKLDPQVLDKVEFLGDVSFEDLPKYYKTAHIFCSPATNRESFGIVLIEAMASGVPIIAGNNEGYRKVIKDNVNGILVDPENPEALARCIANLVEKENLRKSLAALGSVDCTKYSWSNIVDKLEQIYSSSILKTSGVQQVLVN from the coding sequence ATGATGAAAATCGCAATCGTTTCACCTTATTTTTATCCCTGGTATGGAGGTATTACAGAGCATGTGTATCATCAGTATAAAGAGCTTAAGAGACGGGGACATCAGGTAAAGGTAATCACACCTTTCAATGGTGGAGATAGAGTGGAGGAGCGCAATGATATCATTAAACTTGGCATACCGATTCCACTAATCGTAAACGGATCCATCGTTAAAGTTCCGCTATTTGGAAGAAGTAAAAAAGCTGTTACTAAAATTCTTAAGGAAGGTAGCTTTGATGTAATACATATGCATCAACCCCTCTTTTGTCTTCTTGGGCTTTCATTTCTTGAGAGAATAAGGGATTGGAGAAACAGGGGGATACCTGTTCCTTCAGTGGTTGGTACCTTCCATGCCAGTGGGGGAGGGACTGAAAAATTCTTGATAAATCGAGGGGGATTCTATTTTAAACGATTTTGCTCTCAGTTTGATTCACGTATAGCGGTTTCATTAGCATCCCGTGATTTTGTACATCAGGTGCTTCCTGGAAAATACGAAATAATACCCAACGGAGTTGATGTGAACCGATTTTCCCAAACAAAGGAAAAAATTACCCGCTATGACGACGGGATAACAAATATCCTTTTTGTAGGTAGGCTTGAACCCCGAAAAGGGATAACTTCACTGCTAAAAAGTGTTTCACTTATAAATAATTATACTACTAAAGAGTATCGGTTGTTAGTTGTCGGAAATGGAACATTGACCAATTTTTACCGGAATAAACTCGATCCGCAGGTGTTAGATAAAGTAGAATTTCTCGGTGATGTATCCTTTGAAGATTTACCCAAGTACTATAAAACTGCACACATCTTCTGCTCACCAGCAACAAACAGAGAAAGCTTTGGAATAGTATTAATTGAAGCTATGGCTTCAGGTGTACCTATTATAGCAGGAAACAATGAAGGGTACAGAAAAGTTATAAAAGACAATGTTAATGGTATTTTAGTGGACCCGGAAAACCCCGAAGCTCTTGCCAGATGTATTGCAAACCTTGTAGAAAAAGAGAATCTTCGCAAGAGTTTGGCTGCACTGGGAAGCGTTGATTGTACTAAATATAGTTGGTCCAATATTGTCGATAAACTTGAGCAAATTTACTCCAGTTCAATCTTAAAAACTTCAGGAGTTCAACAGGTGCTTGTAAATTGA